The following coding sequences lie in one Megalodesulfovibrio gigas DSM 1382 = ATCC 19364 genomic window:
- a CDS encoding hybrid sensor histidine kinase/response regulator has protein sequence MDDLPCPSTESHEQRLLLIVSNISEQKQAQQALERANQRLNEAQTLGRLGDWDWDPATDTVTWSDNLFCILGLDPEGPPPGYQGQLQLYHPKSAERLHLAVSQALEHGTPYELELVRTKPDGQEIHVLARGMAEEEGERGVRRLYGSVLDITERKKAEIDLRNALNRLSFHVSNSPLAVIEWQEGKYITSWSKQAEAIFGWTADEVMGKNWGDFPIVHPEDQDIVQRQVSRLFACAESSNICKNRNLRKDGSVLHCMWYNSILREEYNGAVSILSLVSDVSELTETIERLLITKAVAEAATKAKSEFLANMSHEIRTPLNGIMGMLQLLQTTTIDAEQAEYVTTAVQSSRRLTRLLSDILDLSRVEAGKMDIVMQSFDFNDAMEAVIHLFVPTAVQKQLRLSMHINPAIPSRLVGDAARLQQVLSNLIGNALKFTNAGSVLVEAHPLPARNAEEYRVFFTVTDTGIGIPDDKLGLLFKPFTQVGQGYQREFQGAGLGLSICRRLVELMGGNISIESEPNEGTSFNFCITFGVAAQVGYELAMKTTLEDERRLSILVAEDDPVNRVFTVRMAEKLGHRVVAVVNGQEVLEALGTDEFDLILMDIQMPAMDGVEATQRIRAGEAGKDKACIPIVALTAYSMAGDRERFLAAGMSGYLAKPVELEALQESIRHAKGINNRTTNASGCLSSGV, from the coding sequence GTGGATGATCTTCCATGTCCCAGTACAGAAAGCCATGAACAGCGACTCTTGCTAATTGTAAGCAACATTAGTGAACAGAAGCAGGCGCAACAAGCGCTTGAGCGAGCCAATCAGCGCCTGAACGAAGCACAGACCCTGGGCAGGCTCGGCGATTGGGATTGGGACCCGGCGACAGACACGGTGACTTGGTCTGACAATCTGTTTTGCATCCTTGGCTTGGACCCAGAAGGCCCTCCGCCAGGATATCAGGGGCAATTGCAGCTTTATCATCCCAAAAGTGCGGAGCGACTCCATCTGGCAGTGAGCCAGGCCCTGGAACACGGTACTCCCTATGAACTGGAATTGGTTCGAACCAAGCCGGATGGGCAGGAAATTCATGTTCTGGCAAGGGGCATGGCCGAAGAAGAAGGAGAAAGGGGCGTTCGGCGTCTTTACGGTTCGGTTCTGGATATCACGGAACGAAAGAAAGCTGAAATTGATCTGCGTAATGCCCTAAATCGGCTCTCATTTCACGTAAGCAACTCGCCGCTGGCTGTGATTGAATGGCAAGAGGGCAAGTACATCACAAGCTGGTCTAAGCAAGCCGAGGCCATCTTCGGCTGGACCGCGGATGAAGTGATGGGAAAAAACTGGGGGGATTTCCCGATAGTGCATCCCGAGGACCAGGATATTGTCCAGAGGCAGGTGAGCCGTCTCTTTGCTTGTGCGGAGTCCTCGAATATTTGCAAGAATCGTAACCTTCGGAAAGATGGAAGCGTATTGCATTGTATGTGGTACAATTCCATATTGCGAGAAGAATACAATGGAGCTGTATCAATATTGTCACTGGTGTCAGATGTAAGCGAACTCACAGAAACAATTGAAAGGTTACTGATTACAAAGGCTGTCGCAGAGGCTGCAACAAAGGCCAAAAGTGAATTTCTGGCTAACATGAGCCATGAAATCCGCACGCCACTCAACGGCATCATGGGAATGCTCCAGCTTTTGCAGACGACCACCATTGATGCCGAGCAGGCAGAATACGTGACAACGGCCGTACAGTCTTCCCGGCGTCTGACCCGACTGCTTTCGGATATCCTCGACCTCTCCCGCGTGGAGGCCGGCAAGATGGATATCGTCATGCAGTCTTTCGACTTCAATGACGCTATGGAGGCCGTTATTCATCTCTTCGTGCCCACAGCTGTGCAGAAACAACTGCGCCTCAGCATGCACATCAATCCCGCCATTCCGTCCCGACTGGTGGGCGATGCCGCTCGGCTGCAACAGGTGCTCAGCAATCTGATCGGCAACGCCCTCAAGTTTACCAACGCAGGGTCCGTCCTGGTCGAGGCCCACCCGCTGCCCGCCAGAAACGCGGAGGAATACCGCGTGTTTTTCACGGTGACCGATACGGGAATAGGCATTCCCGACGACAAACTGGGCTTGCTGTTCAAACCGTTTACCCAGGTCGGCCAGGGCTACCAGCGGGAGTTTCAGGGAGCAGGGCTTGGCCTTTCGATTTGCAGGCGACTTGTGGAACTCATGGGCGGGAATATCTCCATCGAAAGCGAGCCAAATGAAGGGACCTCCTTCAACTTCTGCATCACATTCGGCGTCGCAGCGCAGGTTGGCTATGAGCTCGCTATGAAGACAACCCTGGAGGACGAGCGCAGGCTCTCGATCCTCGTGGCAGAGGACGATCCGGTCAATCGGGTTTTCACGGTGCGGATGGCGGAAAAGCTCGGGCACAGGGTGGTTGCCGTTGTCAATGGGCAGGAAGTCCTGGAGGCTCTGGGGACTGACGAATTTGACCTCATCCTGATGGATATCCAAATGCCCGCCATGGACGGCGTTGAGGCCACCCAGCGCATCAGGGCAGGAGAGGCCGGCAAAGACAAAGCCTGTATCCCGATTGTCGCTCTCACGGCCTACTCCATGGCGGGTGATCGGGAGCGTTTCCTGGCAGCAGGCATGAGTGGCTACCTGGCAAAACCAGTGGAATTGGAGGCACTCCAAGAATCGATACGCCATGCAAAGGGGATCAATAACCGTACTACAAACGCTTCTGGATGCCTATCGTCAGGCGTCTGA
- a CDS encoding PAS domain-containing protein, with protein sequence MKKNKQYMEELRKKAESIKKSIATNKIEYDASESKKIIHDLQTYQIELELQNEDLRNTQQELERTRSMFSRLFDNAPVGYITIDEFGIIHQANQTFAELVAMPHGSLLRKPFSRFILDEDSPIFLSRFRAFFSKPGGKTMDVRLSRATSFFFCQA encoded by the coding sequence ATGAAAAAGAACAAGCAGTACATGGAAGAGCTGAGGAAGAAGGCGGAATCAATAAAGAAATCAATTGCTACGAACAAAATCGAATACGACGCCTCAGAGTCGAAAAAAATAATACATGATCTTCAGACGTATCAAATAGAGCTTGAGCTACAGAATGAGGATCTTCGCAATACCCAGCAAGAGCTGGAACGTACGCGAAGCATGTTTTCACGTCTTTTTGACAATGCTCCAGTTGGCTACATCACTATCGACGAGTTCGGAATAATCCACCAAGCCAATCAGACCTTCGCGGAATTGGTGGCCATGCCTCACGGATCCTTGCTGCGCAAGCCATTTTCAAGATTCATCCTTGATGAAGACAGCCCCATCTTTCTCTCTCGGTTCAGAGCCTTTTTCAGCAAGCCGGGAGGCAAGACCATGGACGTGCGCCTGTCCAGGGCCACGTCCTTTTTTTTTTGCCAGGCTTGA
- a CDS encoding chemotaxis protein CheB has translation MRPATHYVGIGASAGGLEAIEAFFKNMPPTCGLGFIVVQHLSPDYKSLMVELLSKRTDMPVYRAEEGMTVEADSIYLIPPKKNLTIFHGKLLLNDQDYSRGINLPIDVFLRSLAEDQGEKAVGVILSGTGSDGMRGVRAIKENGGMVMVQNEESAKFDGMPRSAISTGLADFILPPDKMPQQLLSFAKHPYVVNKGDTAEPFATEGDDLSRIFAIIRDKTKVDFTFYKPSTVNRRIERRMTVNQISDIKDYLSFLQSYPGEAVALYRELLIGVTSFFRDAEAFEFLGNECMPKILEKTDREIRLWTTGCSTGEEAYSLAILIREAMESMGQFHDVKIFATDIDKDAVHVAAAGSYPESIAADIDPRLLAKYFYRRGEFFQVARTIREMVVFAQHNIVKDPPFTNIDLLSCRNLLIYLQPVLQHKAMELFNFSLKAEGYLFLGSSETTGEMAEYFEPVHQKYKIYRSRGRHKQITDSDKLIVASEARHLGRMAKFTGLRRALKASDDERILERLLETLAGDYVPLAVVANEQLEVLHVLGDSSGFFKLPSGRTVNDISKMATKELAIPLSTGIQKVLRTGKELRYSNIRPRASDTAKSINIRIKLLPTNKSQDPLVAVFLEEVTVARDAPADVMSFDMSRETEQHIRDLEHDLQFTRENLQATIEELETSNEELQATNEELLASNEELQSTNEELQSTNEELYTVNAEHQSKIIELTELHNDINNILTSTQIGLLMLDENLVIRRSSPQVRTIFNILEQDTGRPFNHLAHTLINVDLLAMVRDVQRTGKSLGKEVRTEDGKWFLMRVLPYTVGPKTFSGTVISFVDITAMRQAQSILEDTRKTTAEILRFMPSGLFLYKLEDDGRLVLLDGNHEAEQLTGIKIRDWLGKEFDEIWPKAKKQGLTEKFLQVLRNSEALHSEEYAYNDGSTSGIFNITAFPLTQRRLAVAFENITSRLRLEEDLRLSEARYTKLFENMTQGVVYQNADGSIIDANPAAQRILGLTRDQLLGRSSFDPRWKAIREDGSPLPGEEHPAMVALHTGMEVQKVIMGVFHPERGETNWVLVSAVPQFRQGQEQPCRVFTTFEDITESIRSEKELEAARKRLDADYAAAGLAWWDWDVRSNKLVASPLKSSMLGYAPDEIGSEVNDWLALIHPEDRDKAMEAMQSLLEGKGNDYHLRYRMRARSGNYILLEETARLDQTADDGTPVSIVGTVRRVSEEV, from the coding sequence GTGAGACCAGCGACGCACTATGTTGGAATCGGGGCCTCTGCTGGGGGACTGGAAGCCATCGAGGCTTTTTTCAAGAACATGCCCCCAACGTGCGGGCTTGGATTCATCGTTGTCCAGCATCTTTCCCCCGATTATAAAAGTCTCATGGTAGAGTTGCTTTCAAAGCGTACGGATATGCCTGTGTATCGTGCCGAGGAGGGCATGACCGTTGAGGCGGACTCCATCTACCTCATCCCGCCCAAGAAAAACCTGACCATCTTCCATGGCAAATTACTTCTGAATGATCAGGATTATTCGAGAGGCATCAATTTACCCATTGATGTGTTTTTACGATCCCTGGCGGAAGACCAGGGAGAGAAAGCCGTGGGCGTGATTCTCTCCGGCACAGGAAGCGATGGCATGCGTGGGGTGCGCGCCATCAAGGAAAACGGGGGGATGGTCATGGTCCAGAACGAGGAATCCGCCAAGTTTGACGGCATGCCTCGTTCGGCCATCTCCACAGGCTTGGCGGATTTCATTCTCCCTCCCGACAAGATGCCCCAGCAACTGCTCTCCTTTGCCAAGCATCCCTATGTGGTCAACAAGGGCGACACCGCAGAGCCTTTTGCCACGGAAGGAGATGACCTGAGCCGCATCTTTGCCATTATCCGCGACAAGACCAAGGTTGACTTTACGTTCTACAAGCCAAGCACCGTCAACCGCAGAATTGAACGCCGCATGACGGTGAATCAGATCTCTGACATAAAAGACTACCTTTCATTTCTTCAGAGCTATCCAGGGGAGGCTGTGGCCCTGTATCGCGAGTTGCTGATTGGTGTGACCAGCTTCTTTCGCGATGCTGAGGCATTCGAGTTCCTTGGCAACGAATGCATGCCGAAAATCCTGGAGAAGACGGACCGGGAAATACGTTTGTGGACCACAGGCTGCTCCACCGGAGAGGAGGCCTATTCCTTGGCCATCCTCATCCGCGAGGCCATGGAAAGCATGGGCCAGTTTCATGACGTCAAGATATTCGCCACAGACATTGACAAAGACGCCGTCCATGTTGCTGCGGCAGGGAGCTACCCGGAATCCATCGCGGCGGACATAGACCCCAGGCTCCTGGCAAAATACTTTTACCGCAGGGGCGAATTCTTCCAGGTTGCCCGCACCATTAGGGAAATGGTTGTCTTTGCCCAGCACAACATCGTCAAGGACCCGCCCTTTACAAATATCGACCTGCTCAGCTGCCGAAACCTGCTTATTTACCTCCAGCCTGTCCTGCAGCACAAAGCCATGGAGCTCTTCAATTTTTCATTGAAAGCTGAAGGATATCTCTTTCTTGGCTCCAGCGAAACCACCGGAGAAATGGCTGAATATTTTGAACCTGTGCATCAAAAGTACAAAATCTACAGGTCGCGCGGACGACACAAACAAATCACGGACAGCGACAAGCTGATCGTCGCCTCCGAGGCCCGACATCTGGGGAGAATGGCGAAATTCACCGGACTCAGACGGGCCTTGAAGGCCAGCGACGACGAACGCATTCTGGAGCGACTCCTTGAAACGCTGGCTGGGGATTATGTGCCGCTTGCTGTGGTGGCCAACGAGCAGTTGGAAGTGTTGCACGTGCTTGGCGACAGCTCGGGTTTTTTCAAACTGCCCTCGGGGCGCACCGTGAACGACATCTCAAAAATGGCCACCAAGGAACTGGCCATTCCCCTCTCCACAGGCATCCAGAAAGTCCTGCGCACTGGCAAGGAGCTGCGATATTCCAACATCCGGCCCCGTGCCAGCGATACGGCCAAATCCATCAACATACGAATCAAGCTTCTCCCGACCAACAAGAGCCAAGATCCCTTGGTCGCAGTGTTTCTTGAGGAAGTGACGGTGGCAAGGGACGCGCCCGCAGATGTGATGTCCTTCGACATGAGCAGAGAGACGGAACAGCATATCCGTGACCTTGAACATGATCTGCAGTTCACACGTGAGAACCTCCAGGCCACCATCGAGGAACTTGAAACGTCCAACGAGGAGCTTCAGGCAACAAACGAAGAGCTTCTTGCAAGCAATGAGGAGTTGCAATCCACAAACGAAGAGCTTCAGTCCACCAACGAGGAGCTTTATACAGTCAATGCCGAGCATCAAAGCAAGATAATTGAATTGACAGAGTTGCACAACGACATCAACAATATCCTCACCAGCACGCAGATTGGCTTGCTCATGCTTGACGAGAACCTGGTCATACGTCGCTCATCGCCCCAGGTCCGTACGATTTTCAACATCCTGGAGCAGGACACAGGCAGGCCCTTCAACCATCTTGCCCATACCTTGATCAATGTCGATCTCTTGGCAATGGTTCGAGACGTCCAAAGGACCGGCAAGTCCCTGGGCAAAGAGGTCCGCACTGAGGACGGCAAGTGGTTCCTCATGCGCGTGCTGCCATACACTGTTGGGCCCAAGACATTCTCGGGAACGGTGATTTCCTTCGTGGACATCACCGCCATGCGCCAGGCGCAATCGATCCTTGAGGACACCCGCAAGACCACCGCCGAAATATTGCGGTTCATGCCCTCGGGCCTCTTTCTCTATAAACTGGAGGACGACGGCCGTCTGGTGCTCCTGGATGGAAATCACGAGGCGGAGCAACTGACAGGAATTAAAATCCGCGATTGGCTGGGCAAGGAGTTTGACGAAATTTGGCCCAAAGCCAAGAAGCAGGGACTGACCGAAAAGTTTCTTCAGGTGCTTCGGAACAGCGAGGCCTTGCACTCCGAGGAATATGCCTACAACGACGGGAGCACTTCCGGGATATTCAATATTACCGCCTTCCCGTTGACCCAGCGGCGACTGGCTGTGGCCTTTGAGAATATCACCAGCAGGCTTCGCCTGGAGGAAGACCTGCGACTCAGCGAGGCGCGCTACACCAAGCTGTTCGAAAACATGACGCAGGGAGTGGTGTACCAGAATGCCGACGGGTCGATAATCGATGCCAATCCTGCGGCTCAACGTATTCTTGGTCTCACAAGGGATCAGCTCTTGGGGAGATCCTCCTTCGATCCTCGCTGGAAGGCGATTCGGGAAGATGGATCCCCGCTCCCCGGGGAGGAACATCCGGCCATGGTTGCCTTGCACACAGGCATGGAGGTGCAGAAGGTAATCATGGGCGTGTTCCATCCCGAGCGTGGTGAAACCAATTGGGTATTGGTCAGTGCTGTGCCTCAATTCCGCCAAGGCCAGGAACAGCCCTGTCGGGTGTTCACTACGTTTGAAGACATCACGGAAAGCATTCGCAGTGAAAAGGAGCTTGAAGCCGCCCGAAAAAGGTTGGATGCGGACTATGCCGCGGCAGGGTTGGCCTGGTGGGACTGGGATGTCAGGAGCAATAAGTTGGTGGCCAGTCCGCTCAAATCGTCCATGCTTGGCTATGCCCCTGATGAAATCGGCAGTGAGGTGAACGACTGGCTTGCTTTGATCCACCCCGAGGACAGGGACAAGGCCATGGAGGCCATGCAGTCACTTCTTGAAGGGAAGGGCAATGACTATCATTTACGCTATCGAATGCGCGCCAGGAGTGGGAACTACATCTTGCTGGAGGAAACCGCCCGTTTAGATCAGACCGCCGACGATGGTACGCCGGTCAGCATTGTAGGTACCGTGCGAAGAGTGTCCGAGGAGGTGTGA
- a CDS encoding RHS repeat-associated core domain-containing protein, translated as VVKNVLYDSFGRVISDSNPEMKVPFGFAGGLQDGETRLVRFGYRDYDPEVGRWMAKDPFPDESFVLSYRYCGQRPTNRQDPLGLFSVEIGGGASATLVGGVTGKNYYIGGSIAYDFETGTMYLCFQISNCDLTGLGLYGGTGLDISLSAGNTAPKSGNNASTSKGVGISAGAKLGGGGTMNWGDGPDGSVGIAKGTIGVGYGLAAYGPCCKDDKICVPFP; from the coding sequence ATGTCGTCAAGAACGTCCTGTATGACTCGTTCGGGCGGGTGATCAGCGACAGCAATCCTGAAATGAAGGTGCCGTTTGGGTTTGCAGGCGGATTGCAGGATGGTGAGACGAGACTGGTGCGCTTTGGGTATCGGGATTATGATCCGGAGGTGGGGAGGTGGATGGCGAAAGATCCATTTCCTGACGAATCTTTCGTTTTATCATATCGATATTGTGGGCAACGCCCAACAAACCGGCAAGATCCATTAGGTCTGTTTAGTGTCGAAATTGGTGGGGGTGCAAGTGCAACCCTTGTGGGCGGAGTTACAGGGAAGAATTACTACATAGGTGGCTCAATAGCATATGATTTTGAGACTGGAACTATGTATTTATGTTTTCAGATAAGTAATTGCGACCTCACCGGGTTAGGGCTTTACGGGGGGACAGGCTTAGATATTTCACTTTCCGCAGGAAATACTGCGCCGAAATCAGGCAATAATGCATCAACCTCCAAGGGGGTAGGGATAAGTGCTGGAGCGAAGCTCGGTGGAGGAGGTACCATGAATTGGGGGGATGGCCCTGATGGGAGCGTTGGGATCGCGAAAGGTACAATTGGAGTTGGTTATGGACTTGCTGCTTATGGTCCTTGCTGCAAGGACGACAAAATTTGCGTACCTTTCCCATAG
- a CDS encoding RHS repeat domain-containing protein yields MTEKYLWLGRTRLLAIFDNNDNVLQRFLYADGRMPVAMEQAGELFYFAYDQVGSLRAVTDASGNVVKNVLYDSFGRVISDSNPEMKVPFGFAGGLQDSETGLVRFGYRDYDPEVGRWTSKDPIGFEGDDANIFRYCFSDPINLYDPLGHIAEAIGGSWGEAAAEIAESAARLGKFATSACGRAAGFGLGTVLQILLDPTELSDGTLPEEISSCPECAKQYVEMANKDGTEPKGGHSNNKRPSSKEKHERGDKRRGKDQGGEKKDKRMPYRK; encoded by the coding sequence GTGACCGAAAAGTACCTCTGGCTCGGCCGCACGCGGCTCCTGGCGATCTTTGACAACAACGACAACGTATTGCAGCGCTTCCTGTATGCTGATGGCCGGATGCCCGTGGCCATGGAGCAGGCCGGCGAGCTGTTCTACTTCGCCTACGACCAGGTCGGCAGCCTCCGGGCCGTGACTGATGCGAGCGGCAATGTCGTCAAGAACGTCCTGTATGACTCGTTCGGGCGGGTGATCAGCGACAGCAATCCTGAAATGAAGGTGCCATTCGGCTTTGCTGGCGGACTGCAGGATAGTGAGACGGGACTGGTGCGCTTTGGGTATCGGGATTATGATCCCGAGGTGGGGCGGTGGACGAGTAAGGATCCGATTGGGTTTGAGGGAGATGATGCCAATATCTTCCGATACTGCTTTTCGGATCCGATCAATCTGTATGATCCGCTGGGGCATATTGCGGAAGCGATAGGAGGCTCTTGGGGTGAGGCAGCTGCGGAGATTGCAGAGTCGGCTGCCCGACTCGGAAAGTTTGCCACAAGTGCATGCGGACGCGCTGCAGGGTTTGGCCTGGGAACAGTTCTCCAAATTCTCCTGGATCCTACCGAACTTAGTGACGGGACTTTGCCTGAGGAGATTTCCAGTTGCCCTGAGTGCGCAAAGCAATATGTGGAAATGGCGAATAAGGATGGGACTGAGCCTAAAGGAGGGCATTCAAACAACAAGCGGCCAAGCAGTAAAGAAAAGCATGAGCGAGGTGACAAGAGGAGGGGGAAGGACCAAGGCGGCGAAAAGAAAGACAAAAGAATGCCATACCGCAAATGA
- a CDS encoding RHS repeat domain-containing protein has translation MTEKYLWLGRTRLLAIFDNNDNVLQRFLYADGRMPLAMEQAGELFYFAYDQVGSLRAVTDASGHVVKNVLYDSFGRVISDSNPEMKVPFGFAGGLQDSDTGLVRFGYRGYDSEVGRWTSKDPIGFESDDANIYAYCSANPVRYVDANGQSAMAVVGPIAAAVAMMDTPLPGPLDAVAAAMVAAAALSDLVDSCPKECPPCNPPVGTICHGPEHNVANGKKPHFEKQLNMYLDVHYHTYQMEQVPYPTCKCQWTKLKKRGTTYPTPPTCLPCSAYGFNPG, from the coding sequence GTGACCGAAAAGTACCTCTGGCTCGGCCGTACGCGACTCCTGGCGATCTTTGACAACAACGACAATGTATTGCAGCGCTTCCTGTACGCCGATGGCCGCATGCCCCTGGCCATGGAGCAGGCCGGCGAGCTGTTCTACTTCGCCTACGACCAGGTCGGCAGCCTCCGGGCCGTGACGGATGCGAGCGGGCATGTCGTCAAGAACGTCCTGTATGACTCGTTCGGGCGGGTGATCAGCGACAGCAATCCTGAAATGAAGGTGCCATTTGGATTTGCTGGCGGACTGCAGGATAGTGATACCGGACTGGTGCGCTTTGGGTATCGGGGGTATGATTCGGAAGTGGGGAGGTGGACGAGTAAGGATCCGATTGGGTTTGAGAGCGACGACGCCAATATCTATGCGTATTGTTCTGCAAACCCAGTGCGCTACGTTGATGCCAATGGCCAGAGTGCAATGGCGGTAGTTGGGCCAATCGCAGCAGCAGTGGCAATGATGGACACTCCCCTACCCGGACCGCTAGATGCGGTAGCTGCTGCGATGGTCGCAGCCGCCGCTCTCAGTGATTTGGTAGACTCATGTCCCAAAGAGTGTCCGCCGTGTAATCCGCCGGTTGGAACGATTTGCCATGGCCCGGAGCATAATGTAGCGAATGGAAAGAAACCACATTTTGAAAAACAACTTAATATGTATCTTGATGTTCATTACCACACGTATCAGATGGAGCAAGTGCCTTATCCAACCTGTAAGTGTCAATGGACAAAACTTAAAAAAAGAGGAACAACTTATCCAACTCCTCCAACTTGCCTTCCATGCTCAGCGTATGGCTTCAATCCAGGGTAG
- a CDS encoding IS5 family transposase has product MAERSPKAPLLGDYFMARRKTKRTFLDDIDALIDWRPILSFLNKKLTRKADAVGNPAYPALAMFKILLLQRWYNLSDPATEQALYDRLSFIRFVGLSFEGDVPDETTICRFRNGLIKLNILDKVLDRINEQLEAKGLLVREGTVVDASVVESSRRPRKIIDILPEDRAEEAEQPPTSTAKSDCSVKVSFSDDADAAWLKKGRCSHYGYKIHAAPASTGARDGFFLGGHATSANRSDMREFETLLDEIHVVPGTYVYGDKGYSSGANRDALLARGLKDATMDKATRRAPLTAYERLRNRLISSVRCGVERVFGTWKRGYGLARARYLGLKKVCAELYLVGMAFNLKKAVLLMRT; this is encoded by the coding sequence ATGGCAGAGCGCAGCCCCAAGGCCCCGTTGCTTGGCGACTACTTCATGGCCCGGCGCAAGACCAAGCGCACCTTCCTGGACGACATTGACGCTCTCATCGACTGGCGGCCTATCCTCTCGTTTTTGAACAAGAAACTTACCCGCAAGGCCGACGCCGTGGGCAACCCCGCTTACCCGGCCCTGGCCATGTTCAAGATTCTGCTCCTGCAACGCTGGTACAATCTCAGCGACCCGGCCACCGAGCAAGCCCTCTACGACCGCCTCTCTTTCATCCGTTTCGTTGGCCTGTCCTTCGAGGGTGACGTCCCCGACGAAACCACCATCTGCCGATTCCGCAACGGCCTGATCAAGTTGAATATTCTCGACAAGGTGCTGGATCGCATCAACGAGCAGCTCGAAGCCAAGGGCCTGCTCGTCCGCGAGGGGACCGTGGTCGACGCCTCGGTAGTCGAATCTTCCCGCCGTCCGCGCAAAATCATCGACATCCTGCCCGAGGATCGCGCCGAGGAGGCCGAGCAGCCTCCTACATCCACTGCGAAATCAGACTGTTCGGTCAAGGTCAGCTTTTCCGACGATGCCGACGCGGCCTGGCTCAAGAAGGGGCGTTGCAGTCACTATGGTTACAAAATTCACGCCGCCCCCGCTTCCACGGGCGCTCGCGACGGCTTCTTCCTCGGCGGCCACGCCACCTCGGCCAACCGGTCAGACATGCGCGAGTTCGAAACGCTGCTCGATGAAATCCATGTTGTTCCAGGGACCTATGTCTATGGCGACAAAGGGTATTCCAGCGGCGCCAATCGCGATGCGCTGCTGGCCCGCGGCCTCAAGGACGCCACCATGGACAAGGCCACCCGCCGTGCGCCGTTGACGGCCTATGAGCGGCTGCGCAACCGGCTCATCAGCAGCGTGCGCTGCGGCGTCGAGCGGGTGTTCGGGACCTGGAAGCGCGGCTACGGCCTGGCCCGCGCGCGCTATTTGGGCCTGAAAAAGGTCTGCGCCGAGCTGTATCTGGTGGGGATGGCCTTCAATTTGAAGAAAGCCGTGCTGTTGATGCGCACTTGA
- a CDS encoding type I-G CRISPR-associated protein, Cas3-extension family, protein MNTLILTGLEGTNPLAVMAAFGLLRCCQEIACFSGVRLAWQETASLWRPVLHLDQPIPKNEFCNVLSEHLATASQQSCAGLLALVDEHAVTEARMAPSSYAAMVRKAQEACFQGNRGLADWLLALASDMVLTGKGDTKPSPLCMTSGSQQFFPTLQKCAASMNPMQKIKLSGAKRTQQQNQSKELARVAGHFEEALFGPWRYADNQHSLGWDVGGDRAHALMPIAPTKLDHCGVLAAVWLAIESLPLFPTVLTQHGLATACFEKQGQGRNQEEALLWPIWTRPVSIDTLRCLLLQTIAWSREPRSVAARRSIEVFYRAKRVLLVQGRATFKAAEIVA, encoded by the coding sequence ATGAACACCTTGATTCTCACCGGTCTGGAAGGAACCAACCCGCTGGCAGTCATGGCCGCTTTCGGACTGCTGCGCTGCTGCCAGGAGATTGCCTGTTTTTCCGGTGTCCGCCTGGCTTGGCAGGAGACAGCGTCCCTGTGGAGGCCGGTGTTGCATCTGGACCAACCCATCCCCAAAAATGAATTTTGCAACGTCTTGAGCGAGCATTTGGCCACTGCTTCCCAGCAGAGCTGCGCGGGCCTGCTGGCGCTGGTGGATGAACATGCAGTCACCGAGGCCAGAATGGCGCCATCCAGCTACGCGGCCATGGTCAGGAAGGCCCAAGAGGCATGCTTTCAAGGAAATCGGGGCTTGGCAGACTGGCTCTTGGCCCTGGCCAGCGACATGGTCTTGACGGGCAAGGGCGATACAAAACCTTCGCCGCTGTGCATGACATCCGGAAGTCAACAATTCTTTCCGACTCTTCAGAAATGCGCTGCGAGCATGAATCCCATGCAAAAGATTAAGCTTTCTGGTGCGAAGAGAACGCAACAGCAAAACCAAAGCAAGGAGCTGGCCAGGGTGGCGGGGCATTTCGAGGAGGCGTTGTTCGGTCCCTGGCGCTATGCTGACAATCAGCACTCCCTGGGCTGGGATGTCGGCGGTGATCGCGCGCACGCCTTGATGCCCATTGCACCAACGAAACTTGATCATTGCGGGGTATTGGCGGCAGTCTGGCTGGCCATTGAATCGCTGCCGCTGTTCCCGACGGTACTCACCCAGCATGGTCTCGCCACGGCCTGTTTTGAAAAACAAGGCCAGGGGCGCAACCAGGAAGAGGCGCTTCTTTGGCCCATCTGGACCCGACCCGTGTCCATCGACACATTACGTTGCCTGCTGCTGCAAACCATTGCCTGGAGCAGGGAGCCGCGTTCGGTTGCCGCAAGGCGCAGTATTGAAGTTTTCTACCGTGCAAAGAGGGTCTTGCTGGTACAAGGGCGTGCGACGTTTAAGGCTGCGGAAATTGTTGCGTGA